The genomic region CTACTTATAATTTTTGTGTTGTAATAGACGATCTAGATATGAATATTACTCATGTTATTCGTGGAGAAGATCATATTAACAATACACCTCGTCAGATTAACATTTTCAAATCTTTAGGAGCTAAAATTCCTATTTATGCCCATTTATCAATGATTTTAGATGAAGTAGGAAATAAAATTTCTAAAAGAAAAAATGCTCAAAATATTATGGAATATCAAAAAAATGGTTTTTTACCTGAAGCATTATTAAATTATATAGTAAGATTAGGATGGTCTTATGGTAATCAAGAAATTTTTAGTATTTCAGATATGAAAAAGTTATTTGATTTAACATCAATGAGTAAATCTGCTAGTATTATAAACATAAAAAAACTATTATGGATCAATAAATATTACATTAGTAATTTATCGTTAAAAAAAATTACTGATATTCTTAGAAACTATATGAAAGAAGAAAATGTTGACATAAAAAATAGTCCTAATTTAGAATTTTTAGTAAAATCATTAAGAAATCGTTTTTACACTATACAGGAAATGGCAACATCTTTTAGATGTTTTTATGAAGAATTTAAAATATTTTGTAATAGTGAAACAAAAAAATATCTTGTATTAAGTAACTGTTCTATTTTAGAGAAATCTTATAAGAAGATAAAAAAATTATCTATTTGGAACAGTTCTATTATATCTAATATGATTGATCATTTATCTATTGAAACGAATATTCAAAAAATAAAAATCAATATGATTTTACGTGTTGCGGTTGTTGGTGTAGTTCATTCACCTAGTATTAGTCTAATGATATATTTATTAGGTCAAAAACAAGTTTTATTGAGGATTCAAAAAACGCTTGATTGTATTAAAAAATTAAATTTAAAAAAATAGATATTTTTATAAAAATATATTTTAATTTTATTTATAAAAAAATTGACACATTTACTTTTTAATAAGATTATATTTAGATTTTGTATTCAAAGTGTTTTTCAATAATGTAAAAGATGTTTGATCATAAAAATTTAAGAAACTATTTTAATAAAAATAAATTGACAGAATTCATGTGTTTTTATATTGTAATATTTCGGGGTTATAGCTCAGTTGGTAGAGTGCTTGCATGGCATGCAAGAGGTCGGTGGTTCGATTCCACTTAGCTCCATAAAATTTTATTTTAACATACGTGAATATTTAAAAAAATCCGAATTAAATATATATAAAAGTATATATTTATTTTAGAATGTGCTGAATTTTTCAGCACAGACAGAATGATAATCTAAATTTGTTGAGTCATTATTTCTTGGTAAGCAGCAATAATTTTATTTCTTATGTGAATTGCCATTTTCATAGAAATAGATGATTTTTCTATATTGATCATAATATCATTTAAAGATTTTTCCGATTCATTTGATAAAAATTTCTCAGTATCAATTTTTGTATTATTTTGAATGTTGCTAATTTCTCCTAATGCTGTTTTTATACAATCGATAAAATTATCAGATTTTGTATTTTTTTGTGTGTTTATATTTTTATCTAACAAATTAATTGTTTTATTAAAATTTTGATAGTTTATATTATCGATAAACATAATCTTCCTCTAAATAATTTTTTATTATTTTAAATTTTAAAATATTTTCATTCTATAAAAAAGAATCGATATTTAAAAGCATAAATTTAATATTATTTAAAAAAAATTAAAAATAATTTAATAGGAGATGTTTTATCTTAAATAAAATTGTTTAATATACTACTCAATTGTAGTTAGAACTAACTATTAGATAGGAATATTTCATGAATTTTAGTACTATAGAAGATTCGGTCTTAGAAGAGAAAAAAAAATTTAATAATTTTTTATCTCGCTTTTTAAAAAATTCTCGTGTTTTAGTTATATTATTAACAGCTGCGGTCATTACTGCTATTTCTTTTTCGATTTGGATTAAATCTCCTGATTATCAGGTTTTATATAATCATTTATCTAATGAAGATAGTAACGCTATTATTAACGAGTTAAATACAATGAGAATTCCTTATAAATTTATTGATATTTCTGGGGAAATCGCTGTACCAAAAAATAAAATTGATGACACTCGTTTATATTTAGCAGAAAAAAATTTACCTCAAACTGGAGGAATAGGTTTTGAGTTATTAGATAAAGAAAAGTTTGGTATTAGTCAATTTAATGAACAAATAAATTATCAACGTGCTTTAGAAGGAGAGTTGTCTCGAACAGTAAAAAAAATTAATGTTATAAAAAATGCTAGAGTACACATTGTATTACCTAAATCATCATTATTTTTACAAGACAAAAAAAAACCATCGGCTTCTGTTATTTTAGAATTTCATGCTGGACAAACATTAAATACAGAACAAATTAATGCTATATTACATCTTATTTCCACTAGCGTACCAAATTTATCTATAAAAAATATTAATATTGTAGATCAATCAGGCCATTTATTAAATAAAAATGCTTTAGAATATAATCAAATTAATGATTTACAATTTAAATATTCTGACGAAATTGAATCTCGTTATAAAGATAGAATTGAAAGTATTTTAGAACCATTATTAGGATTTGGCAATGTTCATGCTCAAGTTACTGCTCAAATAGATTTTAATTCCCAAGAAAAAACACAAGAAAAATATTCACCTAATTCTAGTGAAAAGAATCAAGCAATACGTTCTAGTCAAACTAGTGTGCATGATCAAATAGAAAAAAATAATATACATGAAAATATTCCAAGTGCATTATCTAATCATATCTTGAAAAGTTTTAAAAATAACAACAAAAATAATATAAAAGATAATATTCAAATCAAAAACAGTAGAAATTTAAAAAATGATTATATTCCATCCAACGCTGATGTTAATCGTGAAAATATAATAAATTATGAATTAGATCATACTGTGTCACATATGAAAATGAATATAGGAGAAATTAAACGATTATCAGCAGCTGTTGTTGTGAATTTTATTCAAGATAAAAATGGAAAATTAATTCCTTTGAGTCCAGAAAAAATAAAAAATATCAAAGATTTAATATGTGAAGCTATAGGATATTCTAAA from Buchnera aphidicola (Diuraphis noxia) harbors:
- the fliE gene encoding flagellar hook-basal body complex protein FliE; this translates as MFIDNINYQNFNKTINLLDKNINTQKNTKSDNFIDCIKTALGEISNIQNNTKIDTEKFLSNESEKSLNDIMINIEKSSISMKMAIHIRNKIIAAYQEIMTQQI
- the gltX gene encoding glutamate--tRNA ligase, whose amino-acid sequence is MKVKTRFAPSPTGNLHIGSIRTALYSWLFAKKHNGEFILRIEDTDVERSQKYSIDSILNGLKWLGLNWDKGPYFQTKRLNRYKKVIAIMLKKGDAYKCVCSHKKLEKEREEQIRKGIKPRYSGTCRNLNFSSVLNHDYVIRFKNPVSGKVKFNDQIRGEIVFENRELDDLIIQRSNGMPTYNFCVVIDDLDMNITHVIRGEDHINNTPRQINIFKSLGAKIPIYAHLSMILDEVGNKISKRKNAQNIMEYQKNGFLPEALLNYIVRLGWSYGNQEIFSISDMKKLFDLTSMSKSASIINIKKLLWINKYYISNLSLKKITDILRNYMKEENVDIKNSPNLEFLVKSLRNRFYTIQEMATSFRCFYEEFKIFCNSETKKYLVLSNCSILEKSYKKIKKLSIWNSSIISNMIDHLSIETNIQKIKINMILRVAVVGVVHSPSISLMIYLLGQKQVLLRIQKTLDCIKKLNLKK
- the fliF gene encoding flagellar basal-body MS-ring/collar protein FliF — translated: MNFSTIEDSVLEEKKKFNNFLSRFLKNSRVLVILLTAAVITAISFSIWIKSPDYQVLYNHLSNEDSNAIINELNTMRIPYKFIDISGEIAVPKNKIDDTRLYLAEKNLPQTGGIGFELLDKEKFGISQFNEQINYQRALEGELSRTVKKINVIKNARVHIVLPKSSLFLQDKKKPSASVILEFHAGQTLNTEQINAILHLISTSVPNLSIKNINIVDQSGHLLNKNALEYNQINDLQFKYSDEIESRYKDRIESILEPLLGFGNVHAQVTAQIDFNSQEKTQEKYSPNSSEKNQAIRSSQTSVHDQIEKNNIHENIPSALSNHILKSFKNNNKNNIKDNIQIKNSRNLKNDYIPSNADVNRENIINYELDHTVSHMKMNIGEIKRLSAAVVVNFIQDKNGKLIPLSPEKIKNIKDLICEAIGYSKSRGDSIHVVNESFAQYPKKDLIKLNDPNPFDGLSNYAFTLTPWIISSLLFLILLKKYVCPFSKKDTSVDKIIKNEKKDKRYHDDIKDSVSTKNNLESSIETDKLINQISNQNSRTIALIIRKWMSDKI